The following proteins are encoded in a genomic region of Arcobacter suis CECT 7833:
- the pstA gene encoding phosphate ABC transporter permease PstA, translating into MIRRKKQKQNNNPFYDPTLKARHASAARFKKFTLTSLIFSVAFLSFFLFDIVGKGLPAFKVAYIQMEVTFNEKSLDDTRFAVDKKYRDLVSRAWLRDIPLLVKENPNFMNTTLTTWVLADDQVDQYLKGHHHKLKEDEITLVDELHSQGLIENKFNVIFFTKGDSKIPEYAGLYSAMIGSILTLIITMIVAFPIGVMTAIYLEEFATDNKFTRFIEININNLAAIPSILFGLLGLAIFINLFGMPRSSPLVGGLTLALMTLPIIIVSSRAALRAVPDSIRQAGYGLGLNKIQVTKDHVLPLAFPGVLTGSIIGLAHAMGETAPLIIIGMIAFIPDAPSMVTQAATVMPAQLFTWAGMPEGMYIEKTAAGIMVLLTILISLNAIAIYLRKKFEVKW; encoded by the coding sequence ATGATTAGAAGAAAAAAACAAAAACAAAACAATAATCCATTTTATGATCCAACATTAAAAGCAAGACATGCAAGTGCAGCTAGATTTAAAAAGTTTACTTTAACTTCATTAATTTTTTCTGTTGCTTTTTTATCATTCTTTTTATTTGATATTGTAGGAAAAGGCTTACCAGCTTTTAAAGTAGCTTATATTCAAATGGAAGTTACATTTAATGAAAAATCTTTAGACGACACAAGATTTGCTGTTGATAAAAAATATAGAGATTTAGTTTCAAGAGCTTGGCTTAGAGATATTCCTTTATTAGTAAAAGAAAATCCAAATTTTATGAATACTACTTTAACAACTTGGGTTTTAGCTGATGATCAGGTTGACCAATATTTAAAAGGGCATCACCATAAATTAAAAGAAGATGAAATAACTTTAGTGGATGAGTTACACTCTCAAGGATTAATTGAAAATAAATTTAATGTAATTTTCTTCACAAAAGGTGATTCAAAAATTCCTGAATATGCTGGACTTTATTCAGCAATGATTGGTTCAATTCTTACTTTAATTATTACTATGATAGTTGCTTTCCCAATTGGAGTTATGACAGCTATTTATTTAGAAGAGTTTGCAACTGATAATAAATTTACAAGATTTATAGAAATCAATATAAACAATTTAGCAGCAATTCCTTCTATTTTATTTGGTCTTTTAGGACTTGCAATTTTTATAAATTTATTTGGTATGCCAAGAAGTTCTCCACTTGTTGGAGGTTTAACTCTTGCACTTATGACTTTACCTATTATAATTGTTAGTTCGCGAGCTGCTTTAAGAGCAGTTCCTGATAGTATTAGACAAGCTGGATATGGTTTAGGACTTAATAAAATTCAAGTTACAAAAGACCATGTTTTACCTTTAGCATTTCCAGGAGTACTTACAGGTTCAATCATTGGTCTTGCACATGCTATGGGAGAAACTGCTCCATTGATTATTATAGGAATGATTGCTTTTATTCCAGATGCTCCTTCAATGGTAACTCAAGCTGCAACTGTTATGCCAGCGCAATTATTTACATGGGCTGGAATGCCTGAGGGTATGTATATAGAAAAAACAGCTGCAGGAATCATGGTGTTATTAACAATCTTAATTTCACTAAATGCAATTGCGATATATTTAAGAAAAAAATTCGAAGTTAAATGGTAA
- a CDS encoding phosphate signaling complex PhoU family protein — MLKPYEAKLQSIKDEISKIGVDVINSLELSLRALEDRKIDDLKNVDLTEKKLLLRSNEIDNIIVTTLALYSPEAKDLRQLVSYLKITNELVRTGSNAKDFAKMFKKSYSDDLNTNMILEYAVPLLKSALLSLQTSISILDETNANHIEEKYHRVIVEESKTDDLYLMIEKNILKLISKNLDLSKEYFDILSALRRLEKIADRAVSIANLLHFAQVGGDMVQS; from the coding sequence ATGTTAAAACCTTACGAAGCAAAATTACAAAGTATAAAAGACGAAATTTCAAAAATTGGTGTGGATGTTATAAATTCACTAGAATTATCTTTAAGAGCATTAGAAGATAGAAAAATTGATGACTTGAAAAATGTTGATTTAACAGAAAAAAAACTTCTATTACGATCAAATGAAATTGATAATATCATAGTTACAACTTTGGCTTTATATTCGCCAGAAGCAAAAGATTTAAGACAATTAGTTTCATATTTAAAAATCACAAACGAGTTAGTAAGAACTGGTTCAAACGCAAAAGATTTTGCAAAAATGTTTAAAAAATCTTATTCTGATGATTTAAATACAAATATGATTTTAGAATATGCTGTTCCTTTGTTAAAATCAGCACTTCTTTCTCTTCAAACATCTATTTCAATCTTAGATGAAACGAATGCAAATCATATAGAAGAAAAATATCATCGAGTTATTGTTGAAGAGAGCAAAACCGATGATTTATATTTAATGATTGAAAAAAATATTTTAAAACTAATTTCAAAAAATCTTGATTTATCAAAAGAATATTTTGATATATTAAGTGCATTAAGAAGACTTGAAAAAATTGCAGATAGAGCTGTATCAATCGCTAACTTATTACATTTTGCTCAGGTTGGTGGAGATATGGTACAATCATGA
- a CDS encoding response regulator transcription factor yields MNNKLILIVEDEEDILELLEYTLQKEGYETIGFLNIDKNVRNVLNEEQIDLILMDRNLPGIEGTSFINEIKQQGYSNPVIYVTAKDRDEDIIDGFDSHADDYITKPFNLKELCARIKAVIKRSSKDIDVLKVKDIVYKSSNKKFYIDDLELELTHLEHDLLLEFIKNKDILMTREHLLNSVWQDSFEKKEKTVNVAIKRLKAKIDPNGKKDYIRSIRGEGYIFC; encoded by the coding sequence ATGAATAATAAATTAATTTTAATTGTTGAAGATGAAGAAGATATTTTAGAACTTCTTGAATATACACTTCAAAAAGAAGGTTATGAAACAATAGGTTTTTTAAATATTGATAAAAATGTAAGAAATGTTTTAAATGAAGAACAAATTGATTTAATTTTAATGGATAGAAATCTTCCTGGAATTGAAGGAACTTCGTTTATAAATGAAATTAAACAACAAGGTTATTCTAATCCTGTTATTTATGTAACAGCAAAAGATAGAGACGAAGATATTATTGATGGTTTTGATAGCCATGCGGACGATTATATTACTAAACCCTTTAATCTAAAAGAGTTATGTGCAAGAATAAAAGCAGTTATCAAAAGAAGCTCAAAAGATATTGATGTGTTAAAAGTAAAAGATATTGTTTATAAATCTTCTAATAAAAAGTTTTATATTGATGACTTAGAATTAGAATTAACCCATCTTGAACATGATTTATTGCTTGAATTTATCAAAAATAAAGATATTCTAATGACAAGAGAACATTTACTTAATAGTGTTTGGCAAGACTCTTTTGAGAAAAAAGAGAAAACAGTAAATGTTGCAATTAAAAGATTAAAAGCAAAAATAGACCCAAATGGAAAAAAAGATTATATTCGTTCAATTAGGGGAGAAGGTTATATTTTTTGTTAA
- a CDS encoding sensor histidine kinase has product MLKIHQLFLRTYIAIFLVILLTLSIITYFWSKNIYINQIERNLLQNIDTLSIVFKNKDNLTNTSDIVHELHEKLKLRITIIDEFGTVIADSDKELSQIKNHLTRKEIIEAKNNAIGKDTRKSETINKELLYIAKKITISNKIYYIRMADYISNITDNFMSLTFGIFLFITFFLIIAFSATYIISIRVKKETDDILHFLTLLAHKKPSFILDSKYTYEFYKISKLLNKVAIKLTKREKQKAKQNAKLKIANKQKDEIISAISHEFKNPIAIISGYSETILNDEQMPQPMKIKFLKKIYSNANKMSQIVDKLRLTLKLEEGKQELILVPCSMKKLIGTCVSDLKDKYKNREILLQGDDITLKVDETLISMAISNLIENALKYSEDEIIVNISQNSICIIDKGIGIEEKELEKINQKFYRISNNGWNNSLGLGLFIVQSVLSLHNFTLEIHSEFKKGSQFCIKY; this is encoded by the coding sequence TTGTTAAAAATACACCAACTTTTTCTAAGAACTTATATTGCAATATTTTTAGTTATTCTTCTAACTTTAAGTATTATTACCTACTTTTGGTCAAAAAATATTTATATAAACCAAATCGAAAGAAACTTACTACAAAATATTGATACGTTATCTATTGTTTTCAAGAATAAAGATAATCTAACTAATACCTCTGATATTGTTCACGAACTACATGAAAAATTAAAACTTAGAATAACTATTATTGATGAATTTGGTACAGTAATTGCTGATAGTGACAAAGAATTATCTCAAATTAAAAATCATTTAACAAGAAAAGAGATAATCGAAGCAAAAAATAATGCTATAGGGAAAGATACTAGAAAATCTGAAACAATAAATAAAGAATTGTTATACATTGCAAAAAAAATCACTATTTCTAATAAAATTTATTACATAAGAATGGCTGATTATATAAGTAATATTACAGATAATTTTATGAGTCTTACTTTTGGAATCTTTTTATTTATTACCTTTTTTTTAATCATTGCTTTTTCAGCTACATACATTATTAGTATAAGAGTTAAAAAAGAAACCGATGATATTTTACATTTTTTGACTTTATTAGCACACAAAAAACCCTCTTTTATCCTAGATTCAAAATATACTTATGAATTTTATAAAATTTCAAAACTTTTGAATAAAGTAGCTATAAAACTTACAAAAAGAGAAAAACAAAAAGCAAAACAAAATGCAAAACTAAAAATTGCCAATAAACAAAAAGATGAAATTATTTCAGCAATTTCCCATGAATTCAAAAATCCAATTGCAATAATCTCAGGATATAGTGAAACTATCTTAAATGATGAACAAATGCCCCAACCTATGAAAATAAAATTTTTAAAAAAGATTTATTCAAATGCAAATAAAATGTCCCAAATAGTTGATAAATTAAGATTGACTTTAAAATTAGAAGAAGGAAAACAAGAACTTATTTTAGTTCCATGTTCTATGAAAAAATTGATTGGAACATGTGTTAGCGATTTAAAAGATAAATACAAAAATAGAGAAATACTACTTCAAGGCGATGATATAACTTTAAAAGTTGATGAAACTTTGATTTCTATGGCTATTTCTAACTTAATTGAGAATGCATTAAAATACTCAGAAGATGAAATTATTGTAAATATTTCTCAAAATTCAATTTGTATCATTGATAAAGGTATAGGAATTGAAGAAAAAGAATTAGAAAAAATAAATCAAAAATTTTATAGAATTTCAAATAATGGTTGGAATAATTCCCTAGGACTCGGACTTTTTATTGTTCAGTCTGTACTTTCTTTACATAATTTTACACTTGAAATTCATTCAGAATTTAAAAAAGGTTCACAATTTTGTATAAAATATTAA
- the rplM gene encoding 50S ribosomal protein L13: protein MKFTQMAHANEIERDWIVVDATDKVFGRIITEVATILRGKNKPCFTPNVDCGDFVVIINASKARFSGKKLESKNYFTHSGYFGSTKTHKMSEMFEKNPEKLYKLATRGMLPKTTLGKAMLKKLKVYAGSEHPHTAQIKG, encoded by the coding sequence ATGAAATTTACTCAAATGGCACATGCTAACGAAATCGAAAGAGATTGGATAGTAGTTGATGCAACTGATAAAGTATTCGGAAGAATTATTACAGAAGTTGCTACTATCTTAAGAGGGAAAAACAAACCTTGTTTTACACCAAATGTAGACTGCGGAGATTTTGTTGTTATTATAAATGCATCAAAAGCAAGATTTTCTGGTAAAAAATTAGAAAGTAAAAATTACTTTACACACTCAGGTTATTTTGGTAGTACAAAAACTCACAAAATGTCTGAAATGTTTGAAAAAAATCCAGAAAAATTATACAAATTAGCTACTAGAGGTATGCTTCCAAAAACTACTCTTGGTAAAGCTATGTTAAAAAAATTAAAAGTATATGCAGGAAGTGAACACCCTCATACTGCGCAAATTAAAGGATAA
- the rpsI gene encoding 30S ribosomal protein S9, translated as MAKVYATGRRKTAVAKVWLENGNGQLTINGQSLDAWLGGHESIKKRVMQPLNVAKQETSVNIIVKTLGGGYSAQADAARHGISRALVAYDEQFRAILKPYGLLTRDSRSVERKKFGKKKARKSSQFSKR; from the coding sequence ATGGCAAAAGTATATGCAACTGGAAGAAGAAAAACAGCTGTAGCAAAAGTATGGCTAGAAAATGGTAATGGTCAATTAACAATTAATGGTCAATCTTTAGATGCTTGGTTAGGTGGTCACGAATCAATTAAAAAAAGAGTTATGCAACCATTAAATGTTGCTAAACAAGAAACTTCTGTAAACATTATTGTAAAAACTCTTGGTGGTGGATATTCTGCACAAGCTGATGCTGCAAGACATGGAATTTCAAGAGCATTAGTTGCTTATGATGAGCAATTTAGAGCTATCTTAAAACCTTATGGTTTATTAACAAGAGACTCAAGATCTGTTGAAAGAAAAAAATTCGGAAAGAAAAAAGCAAGAAAATCTTCTCAATTCTCAAAAAGATAA
- a CDS encoding HAD family hydrolase has translation MDKNKIILFDLDGTLINSTDAIVSTFYHSFKELQFDFKGNDESIKSLIGYPLDIMYKSLGVDESKVWDFVDSYKNRYRVISIAQTTLLENAYEAVELAAKIGRVSVVTTKTRTYTMPLLEHFNIAQFFEIVTGRENVQNPKPDPEPILVTLKQMNYDKNKHSVWMIGDTKLDLIAANEANINSVGVLCGYGNEKELREYTNFVESNALNAIKYLKNL, from the coding sequence ATGGATAAAAATAAAATAATACTTTTTGATTTAGATGGAACTTTAATAAACTCTACAGATGCAATAGTTTCAACATTTTATCACTCTTTTAAAGAATTGCAATTTGATTTCAAAGGTAATGATGAAAGTATTAAATCATTAATTGGTTACCCACTTGATATTATGTATAAAAGCTTAGGGGTTGACGAGTCAAAAGTTTGGGATTTTGTTGATTCTTATAAAAATAGATATAGAGTAATTTCTATCGCTCAAACAACTTTATTAGAAAATGCCTATGAAGCAGTGGAACTTGCTGCAAAAATTGGAAGAGTAAGTGTGGTTACTACAAAAACAAGAACTTATACAATGCCCTTATTAGAACATTTTAACATCGCTCAATTTTTTGAAATAGTAACAGGAAGAGAAAATGTACAAAATCCTAAACCAGATCCTGAACCTATTTTAGTTACTCTAAAGCAAATGAATTATGATAAAAATAAACATTCAGTTTGGATGATTGGTGATACAAAACTAGATTTAATTGCTGCAAATGAAGCAAATATTAACTCAGTTGGAGTATTATGTGGTTATGGAAATGAAAAAGAGTTAA
- a CDS encoding peptide-binding protein, with the protein MKFLTLYLLILSYLSASTLNLSMTSSPSRLNPILANDTASSEISDWLFNGLFKYDKNGNPTVDLAKSYNFETPTKLIIKLKENVLWHDKEKFTSKDVIFTYEKIIDPKVFNSIKSNFKEVESAKALDDYTIEVIYKKPYFKALETWMVGILPYHLLKDDKDLMTSSFNKNPIGTGSYKLKEFKQGEDIELIAFENYFEGTPKIEKILYKFLPDPNTSFLYLKQKKLDLGGLDPIQVDRQIDDEFKNNYTIIQKPSFTYAYLGFNLKNEKFKDIRIRQALSFAINRQELVDILFFGYGKVCNGPFLPGSFAFNDEVKTIQQDIAKAKKLLKEAGYDKNNPFTFEVITNTGNDTRINAAQILQYQLKKAGIIMNIRVMEWQAFLNTVVHPRNFEAVLMGWALALMPDAYPIWHTSSSKLGGFNFVSYENPEVDSLIEQGSKTINRDELGKIYKQIFRKITDDLPYLFLYIPDSVSVVNKNIKNIEPSFVGIMHNQKDWEIEE; encoded by the coding sequence ATGAAATTTTTAACCCTTTACCTATTAATTCTCAGCTATTTAAGTGCAAGTACTTTAAATTTATCAATGACTTCAAGTCCTAGTAGATTAAATCCTATATTAGCAAATGACACGGCAAGTAGTGAAATATCTGATTGGCTTTTTAATGGTTTATTTAAATATGATAAAAATGGGAATCCAACCGTTGATTTAGCTAAATCTTATAATTTTGAAACACCAACAAAATTAATTATAAAATTAAAAGAAAATGTACTTTGGCATGATAAAGAAAAATTTACTTCAAAAGATGTAATTTTCACTTATGAAAAAATAATTGACCCAAAAGTATTTAACTCTATTAAATCAAACTTCAAAGAAGTAGAAAGTGCAAAAGCTCTTGATGATTATACAATTGAAGTAATATATAAAAAACCATATTTTAAAGCTCTTGAAACTTGGATGGTTGGGATTCTTCCTTATCATCTTTTAAAAGATGACAAAGATTTAATGACAAGTTCATTTAATAAAAATCCAATAGGAACAGGTTCATATAAACTAAAAGAGTTTAAACAAGGTGAAGATATTGAACTTATTGCATTTGAAAACTATTTTGAAGGAACTCCTAAAATTGAAAAAATTTTATATAAATTTTTACCAGATCCAAATACTTCTTTTTTATATTTAAAACAAAAAAAATTAGACCTTGGTGGATTAGACCCAATTCAAGTTGATAGACAAATAGATGATGAATTTAAAAATAACTATACAATAATTCAAAAACCCAGTTTTACTTATGCTTATTTAGGTTTTAATCTAAAAAATGAGAAATTTAAAGATATAAGAATTAGACAAGCTTTGTCCTTTGCTATAAATAGACAAGAGTTAGTTGATATTTTGTTTTTTGGTTATGGAAAAGTTTGCAATGGACCATTTTTACCAGGTTCATTTGCTTTTAATGATGAAGTAAAAACAATACAACAAGATATAGCAAAAGCAAAAAAACTTTTAAAAGAAGCAGGATATGATAAAAATAATCCTTTCACTTTTGAGGTAATTACAAATACCGGAAATGACACAAGGATAAATGCTGCTCAAATATTACAATACCAACTAAAAAAAGCTGGAATTATTATGAATATAAGAGTTATGGAATGGCAAGCTTTTTTAAATACAGTTGTTCATCCAAGAAATTTTGAAGCAGTACTTATGGGTTGGGCATTAGCATTAATGCCTGATGCTTATCCCATTTGGCATACTTCAAGTAGTAAACTTGGAGGATTTAATTTTGTTTCATATGAAAATCCAGAAGTTGATTCATTAATTGAACAGGGAAGCAAAACAATAAATAGAGATGAACTAGGAAAAATATATAAACAAATCTTCAGAAAAATTACTGATGATTTACCATATCTATTTTTATATATACCTGATTCAGTAAGTGTTGTAAATAAAAATATTAAAAATATTGAACCCTCTTTTGTAGGAATAATGCACAATCAAAAAGATTGGGAAATTGAAGAATAA
- the pstC gene encoding phosphate ABC transporter permease subunit PstC → MSTFESRKKSRELNEKLIKFALISAAAISILTTFGILFSILFEAIEFFKLRSFWYFITGTTWSPGVIGSQFGALPIFAGTFVITVIALGVAIPIGLGSAIYMSEYAGPKVRDYLKPILEILAGIPTVVYGFFAAITVAPLVVKTAEFIGLEATFNSALASGIVMGIMIIPVISSLSDDVIRSVPDSQRKAAFALGMTHGETIKNIVLPSAMPGIISASLLGLSKALGETMIVVMAAGLRPNLSWNPLEDMTTVTVTIVNSLVGDFEFNSPETLSAFALGLILFIVTLILNMISLSLIRKFKEKYKVNTL, encoded by the coding sequence TTGAGCACTTTTGAATCAAGAAAAAAAAGTAGAGAACTAAATGAAAAACTAATTAAATTTGCTTTAATTAGTGCAGCAGCTATCTCAATTTTAACTACATTTGGAATTCTATTTTCAATATTATTTGAAGCAATAGAATTTTTTAAATTGAGAAGTTTTTGGTATTTTATTACAGGAACTACATGGTCACCAGGTGTTATTGGTAGTCAATTTGGAGCATTGCCAATATTTGCAGGAACATTTGTAATAACTGTTATTGCTTTAGGTGTTGCTATTCCTATTGGTCTTGGAAGTGCAATTTACATGAGTGAATATGCAGGTCCAAAAGTAAGAGATTATTTAAAACCTATTTTAGAAATACTAGCTGGTATTCCTACTGTTGTTTATGGTTTTTTTGCAGCAATCACTGTTGCACCTTTAGTTGTAAAAACAGCAGAATTTATTGGGCTTGAAGCTACATTTAACTCTGCCCTTGCATCTGGGATTGTAATGGGAATTATGATTATTCCTGTTATTTCTTCACTATCAGATGATGTTATTAGATCCGTTCCAGATAGTCAAAGAAAAGCAGCTTTTGCCTTAGGAATGACTCATGGAGAAACTATAAAAAATATAGTTCTACCTTCAGCAATGCCAGGAATTATTTCAGCTTCACTTCTTGGACTTTCAAAAGCTTTAGGAGAAACAATGATTGTTGTTATGGCAGCTGGTTTACGACCAAATCTATCTTGGAATCCATTGGAAGATATGACAACAGTAACAGTTACTATTGTAAATTCATTGGTTGGAGATTTTGAGTTTAATTCACCAGAAACTCTTTCTGCATTTGCATTAGGACTAATTTTATTTATTGTGACATTAATCCTAAATATGATTTCATTATCTCTTATTAGAAAATTCAAAGAAAAATATAAAGTGAATACATTATGA
- a CDS encoding phosphate-starvation-inducible PsiE family protein produces the protein MKKAINKIRNYFSTNFEVLAGIIIFIGIIASGKDFYKAIIFMLEFIVIMEVVKMVSDFIKKETLRLRYVIDIFIIFLIRDVIILTTNKNRDYFDISFLLFVIFVFFIFRILAIKFSPGVIKISKDTVIEYDDERPNKKVTTTKESNSDE, from the coding sequence ATGAAAAAAGCTATAAATAAAATAAGAAACTACTTTAGTACTAACTTTGAAGTTCTTGCTGGGATAATTATTTTTATCGGAATAATTGCCTCAGGTAAGGATTTTTATAAAGCAATAATTTTTATGTTGGAATTTATTGTTATCATGGAAGTTGTAAAAATGGTCTCTGATTTTATCAAAAAAGAGACTTTACGATTAAGATATGTTATTGATATTTTTATCATTTTTTTAATCCGTGATGTAATTATTTTAACAACAAATAAAAATAGAGACTACTTTGATATTTCATTTTTACTTTTTGTAATTTTTGTATTTTTTATATTTAGGATTCTTGCTATTAAATTTTCTCCTGGTGTTATAAAGATTTCAAAAGATACAGTAATTGAATATGATGATGAAAGACCAAATAAAAAAGTTACAACAACAAAAGAGTCAAATTCTGATGAATAA
- the pstB gene encoding phosphate ABC transporter ATP-binding protein PstB, whose protein sequence is MIENDNKTKIEVKNLNLYYGVNQALFDITANLYENKITALIGPSGCGKSTFLRCINRMNDLIPIVKIDGQIIIDTKNIYDKDVDEVSVRKRIGMVFQQPNPFPKSIYDNVAYAPLKHGIVKKGKECDELVESSLIKSGLWNEVKDKLQQPGTSLSGGQQQRLCIARTIAIKPEVILMDEPTSALDPISTEKIEALMLELKQDYTIITVTHNMQQAARVADYTAFFHLGKLIEYDETETIFVNPHNKKTEDYITGRFG, encoded by the coding sequence ATGATAGAAAATGATAATAAAACAAAAATTGAAGTAAAAAATCTAAATCTATATTATGGAGTTAATCAAGCGCTTTTTGATATTACTGCAAATTTATATGAAAACAAAATTACAGCATTAATTGGACCATCTGGATGTGGAAAATCAACATTTTTAAGATGCATCAACAGAATGAATGATTTAATCCCAATAGTAAAAATTGATGGTCAAATCATAATCGATACTAAAAATATCTATGATAAAGATGTAGATGAAGTAAGTGTTAGAAAAAGAATTGGAATGGTATTTCAACAACCAAATCCTTTTCCAAAATCAATTTATGACAATGTTGCATATGCTCCATTAAAACATGGAATTGTAAAAAAAGGAAAAGAGTGTGATGAATTAGTTGAATCTTCACTTATTAAATCTGGACTTTGGAATGAAGTAAAAGATAAATTACAACAACCTGGAACTTCACTTTCAGGAGGACAACAACAAAGACTTTGTATTGCAAGAACAATTGCAATTAAACCAGAAGTTATTTTAATGGATGAACCTACATCAGCACTTGACCCAATATCAACAGAAAAAATTGAAGCTTTAATGCTTGAATTAAAACAAGATTATACAATCATTACTGTAACTCACAATATGCAACAAGCGGCACGTGTGGCTGATTATACAGCATTCTTTCACTTAGGAAAACTAATTGAATATGATGAAACAGAAACAATTTTTGTTAATCCACACAATAAAAAAACAGAAGATTATATTACAGGGAGATTTGGATAA